The Prevotella sp. E9-3 genome has a window encoding:
- a CDS encoding ComF family protein has product MNFWTSLLDLLSPRRCVGCGQRLVEHEHVLCSSCMMHLPLTNYSRHSLDNPLARLFWGIFPIERASAFFFYEPQTLSAQLVHHLKYFGRSDIAEQVGQLLVEYMKSDGFFEQIDAIIPVPLTAERRRERGYNQAEMIARGISMATDIPVRTDVMKRVNYIGSQTRLNAFERRKNVEGAFQLMDDSSLKGAHLLLVDDVITTGSTIINCASELARIPGVRISVVALGYAKN; this is encoded by the coding sequence ATGAATTTCTGGACATCACTGCTCGACCTGCTGTCGCCTCGCCGTTGTGTTGGCTGTGGACAGCGGCTCGTAGAGCATGAGCATGTTCTCTGCTCTTCGTGCATGATGCACTTGCCGTTGACCAACTATTCTCGTCATTCATTAGACAATCCATTGGCACGCCTGTTCTGGGGAATCTTTCCCATTGAACGGGCCAGTGCCTTTTTCTTTTATGAGCCTCAAACGTTGTCGGCCCAATTGGTTCATCATCTTAAATACTTTGGCCGCAGCGATATTGCCGAGCAGGTGGGGCAGTTGTTGGTGGAATATATGAAGAGTGATGGCTTCTTTGAACAGATCGATGCCATCATTCCTGTTCCGCTGACGGCTGAACGCCGGCGTGAGCGTGGCTACAACCAGGCCGAGATGATAGCCCGTGGCATCAGTATGGCAACAGATATTCCCGTCAGAACGGATGTGATGAAACGAGTGAACTATATCGGTAGTCAGACTCGTCTGAACGCCTTTGAACGCCGGAAGAATGTGGAGGGCGCTTTCCAACTGATGGATGACAGCTCGCTCAAAGGGGCCCATCTGCTGTTGGTCGATGATGTGATAACCACTGGCAGCACCATTATTAACTGCGCCAGCGAACTGGCACGAATACCCGGGGTGAGAATCAGTGTCGTGGCGTTGGGCTATGCCAAAAATTAA
- a CDS encoding SRPBCC family protein, with protein MATFESSIKQVPFAQQAVYAKLSNLSNLESVRDRVPNDKLQDFTFDNDSVSISVAPVGKITLRICDREEPKCVKFETVESPLPFNLWIQILPVTAETSKMKVTVKADIPFMLKGMVSGPLQDGVEKIADALALIDYR; from the coding sequence ATGGCAACATTCGAAAGTAGTATTAAGCAAGTGCCTTTCGCCCAGCAGGCCGTCTATGCCAAGCTGAGCAATCTGAGCAATCTGGAAAGTGTGCGCGACCGTGTGCCTAACGATAAATTGCAGGACTTCACCTTCGACAACGATTCTGTGTCCATCAGCGTGGCTCCTGTAGGCAAAATCACTCTTCGTATCTGTGACCGGGAGGAACCGAAATGCGTGAAGTTCGAGACGGTGGAATCGCCACTGCCCTTCAACCTCTGGATTCAGATACTCCCCGTAACGGCAGAGACCTCAAAAATGAAGGTCACAGTCAAAGCCGACATCCCCTTCATGCTCAAAGGAATGGTTTCAGGACCACTGCAGGATGGGGTAGAGAAGATTGCAGATGCACTGGCTCTTATTGACTACAGATAA
- a CDS encoding regulatory protein RecX, with protein sequence MNEQQVFQKLATLCARAEHCQWEMLEKMRQWGIDDEVQARIMARLVGERYVDDNRYAEAFVRDKVRYNQWGRRKVEQALWMKHIDSDIAREALDSIDDEEYISMLKPMLKQKSRSIKASNDYERNMKLMKWALGRGFTMDIIRQCIKVEDD encoded by the coding sequence ATGAACGAACAGCAGGTATTCCAGAAACTGGCTACGCTCTGTGCGCGTGCCGAGCACTGCCAGTGGGAAATGCTGGAAAAAATGCGGCAGTGGGGCATTGACGATGAGGTGCAGGCACGTATCATGGCCCGCCTTGTGGGCGAACGCTATGTCGATGACAACCGCTATGCCGAGGCTTTCGTACGCGACAAGGTGCGCTACAACCAATGGGGGCGCCGCAAGGTGGAACAGGCACTATGGATGAAACATATAGACAGCGACATTGCCCGTGAGGCCCTCGACAGCATTGACGACGAGGAATATATCAGCATGCTGAAGCCAATGCTTAAGCAAAAAAGCCGCTCCATCAAAGCCAGCAACGACTACGAGCGTAACATGAAACTCATGAAATGGGCTCTTGGCCGCGGTTTTACCATGGATATCATCCGACAGTGCATAAAGGTAGAGGATGACTAA
- the prmC gene encoding peptide chain release factor N(5)-glutamine methyltransferase, with product MTYNELCRLLTSYYDEGEAKAVARYVLEVAFGLTMTDVVCGGVEKLSAADTERLNGYIDRLLKGEPVQYVLGVADFGPRQFGVGPGVLIPRPETYELCQWAVECVKKKDYPSETGVNILDIGTGSGCIACTLAAELPKAHVTAWDISPIALGIARENAKRNSVKVDFQARDVLKVRYGSDAGKWNVIVSNPPYVLDSEADDMADHVLDYEPEIALFVPDDDPLLFYLHISNYAQSALAEGGLLLFEINPLFDEHIEDILLGLGFDDITIRQDQFGRNRFVKAQWH from the coding sequence ATGACATATAACGAACTTTGCCGCTTGCTCACATCATACTATGACGAAGGCGAGGCCAAGGCTGTGGCCCGTTACGTACTGGAAGTGGCTTTTGGACTGACGATGACTGATGTGGTGTGCGGTGGCGTAGAAAAGTTATCGGCAGCGGATACTGAGCGGCTGAACGGATATATAGACAGACTGCTGAAAGGCGAACCCGTACAGTATGTGTTGGGCGTGGCCGACTTCGGTCCCCGACAGTTTGGTGTAGGTCCAGGTGTTCTCATTCCCCGTCCCGAAACTTACGAACTGTGCCAATGGGCCGTTGAGTGTGTCAAAAAAAAAGACTATCCATCAGAAACAGGAGTAAACATCCTCGATATCGGTACAGGCAGTGGATGTATTGCCTGCACACTGGCGGCCGAACTGCCTAAAGCCCATGTTACGGCTTGGGACATCTCTCCCATCGCTCTCGGTATAGCCCGCGAAAATGCCAAACGCAATAGTGTGAAGGTGGATTTTCAGGCGCGAGACGTACTGAAGGTGCGCTATGGCAGCGATGCCGGCAAATGGAACGTCATTGTGAGCAATCCTCCCTATGTCCTCGACAGCGAAGCCGACGACATGGCCGACCATGTGCTTGATTACGAACCGGAGATAGCACTCTTCGTGCCCGATGACGACCCGCTGCTGTTTTATCTCCACATCAGCAACTACGCTCAGTCGGCACTGGCCGAGGGCGGTCTGCTGCTTTTTGAAATCAACCCTCTTTTCGATGAGCATATCGAAGACATCCTGCTCGGACTGGGATTCGATGACATCACCATTCGGCAAGACCAGTTCGGCCGTAACCGTTTCGTCAAGGCTCAATGGCACTGA
- a CDS encoding sodium-dependent transporter yields the protein MKARGNFASKLGIILATAGSAVGLGNVWRFPFMAGHNGGAAFIVLYFGCILLLGIPGMVSEFIIGRHSQSNAARAYYEISGGQRRWRLVGYLGILTSTIILGFYAVVAGWCLQYLFASLMGHLSGDADYVLHYFQSFSSHPWKPVLWAVAFILITHLVIVRGVQNGIERASKLLMPLLLVLLVLIVIASCSLPGAMAGVEFLLKPDFSKVSGGVLLEALGQAFFSLSLGTACLCTYASYFSRDTNLLKSAGQIAFLDTFIAILSGLMIFPAAFSVGVEPDAGPSLIFITLPNVFQQAFGHLPLLGYVIGILFYALLVFAALTSTISMHEISTAFFAEELNLQRKKAAWIETLVCILLAIGCSLSVGAVDSLTLFGQSLMDFCDMLTAQIMLPLGAFLTSLFIGWVVDQRLVHDELTNQGTVAEGLFRAYQFSVRYIVPLCILLIFLHQFGVL from the coding sequence ATGAAGGCGAGAGGTAATTTTGCATCTAAATTGGGTATAATCCTGGCTACGGCAGGTTCGGCTGTAGGGTTAGGAAATGTGTGGCGTTTCCCCTTTATGGCGGGACATAATGGTGGAGCAGCTTTTATCGTACTCTATTTCGGGTGTATTCTTCTCTTAGGAATTCCCGGAATGGTCAGCGAGTTTATCATTGGCCGTCATTCACAGTCTAATGCTGCACGCGCCTATTACGAGATTTCTGGCGGTCAACGTCGTTGGCGGCTGGTGGGCTATCTTGGTATTCTCACTTCTACTATCATTTTAGGTTTTTATGCAGTAGTGGCAGGCTGGTGCCTTCAGTATCTCTTTGCCTCATTGATGGGACATCTAAGTGGCGATGCCGACTATGTGCTGCATTATTTCCAGTCTTTCTCTTCCCATCCCTGGAAACCAGTGTTATGGGCCGTTGCCTTTATTCTTATCACCCATTTGGTCATCGTGCGGGGCGTTCAGAACGGCATCGAGCGGGCCTCCAAACTGCTGATGCCCTTGCTGTTGGTACTTTTAGTGCTGATTGTCATAGCCTCTTGCTCACTGCCAGGAGCTATGGCGGGTGTGGAGTTCCTGTTGAAGCCCGATTTCTCAAAAGTCAGTGGCGGTGTGCTGCTCGAAGCGTTGGGCCAGGCCTTCTTCTCATTGTCGTTGGGCACCGCCTGCCTGTGCACCTATGCCAGTTATTTCAGTCGCGATACCAACCTGTTGAAGAGTGCCGGTCAGATAGCCTTTCTTGACACGTTCATTGCTATTCTTTCCGGACTCATGATATTCCCTGCCGCTTTCTCGGTAGGTGTTGAGCCCGATGCCGGTCCTTCGCTCATCTTCATCACCCTTCCCAACGTGTTCCAACAGGCCTTTGGCCATTTACCCCTCTTGGGCTATGTCATTGGCATTCTGTTTTATGCCCTGTTGGTGTTTGCTGCCCTTACGTCAACAATCTCCATGCATGAGATAAGTACTGCTTTTTTTGCTGAAGAGCTGAATCTCCAGCGCAAGAAGGCAGCGTGGATTGAGACCCTTGTGTGCATCCTGTTGGCGATAGGCTGTTCGCTCAGTGTGGGCGCTGTCGATAGTTTGACACTTTTCGGACAGTCACTTATGGATTTCTGTGACATGCTCACTGCTCAGATTATGTTGCCTTTAGGAGCCTTCCTCACCAGTCTGTTCATCGGTTGGGTGGTCGATCAGCGATTGGTACATGACGAACTGACCAATCAAGGCACTGTGGCCGAAGGACTTTTCCGGGCCTATCAGTTCTCGGTTCGCTATATCGTGCCATTGTGCATCCTGCTCATCTTCCTACATCAGTTTGGGGTGCTGTAA
- a CDS encoding CYTH domain-containing protein → MSGLEIERKFLVKGDDYKRQATSKSRIQQGYICSGHGCTVRVRRRDQQAFLTIKGPSLDNGLSRYEFEKEITLDEAEHLFQLCEPGIIDKTRFLVPSGKHVFEVDEFYGENEGLVMAEVELSNPDETFIKPDFIGCEVTGDRRFYNSHMRQNPYKLWKDDIAHLLK, encoded by the coding sequence ATGAGCGGACTTGAGATAGAACGCAAGTTTCTCGTAAAAGGCGACGATTACAAACGTCAGGCTACCAGTAAGAGCCGAATCCAACAAGGTTATATCTGCAGTGGTCACGGCTGCACCGTAAGGGTGCGCCGCCGCGATCAGCAGGCTTTTCTCACCATCAAAGGACCTTCTCTTGATAATGGTCTCTCACGCTATGAGTTTGAGAAAGAGATAACCCTCGATGAGGCCGAACACCTGTTCCAATTATGCGAACCCGGTATTATTGATAAAACACGCTTTTTGGTACCTTCCGGAAAACATGTGTTTGAAGTTGACGAGTTCTATGGCGAGAACGAAGGACTGGTGATGGCTGAAGTAGAACTCTCCAACCCCGACGAAACTTTTATTAAACCCGACTTTATTGGTTGTGAGGTAACTGGCGACCGCCGTTTCTATAATTCACACATGCGCCAGAATCCCTATAAACTCTGGAAAGACGATATTGCCCATTTATTAAAATAG
- the argH gene encoding argininosuccinate lyase: MKLWEKNYEVNAEIDRFTVGRDREMDLYLAPYDVLGSMAHITMLESIGLIGKDELPVLLQELKNIYDQAQRGEFVIEDGIEDVHSQVELMLTRKLGDMGKKIHSGRSRNDQVLVDLKLFTRHQLRLVADDVKDLFDQLIAKSNQFKDVLMPGYTHLQVAMPSSFGLWFGAYAESLADDMLFLQAAYKMTNRNPLGSAAGYGSSFPLNRQMTTDLLGFETMDYNVVYAQMGRGKTERNVAFALASIAGTMAKLAFDACLFNSQNFGFVKLPKECTTGSSIMPHKKNPDVFELIRSKSNKLQSLPYQITMMMNNLPVGYFRDLQIIKEVFLPAFDELRDCLRMTAYIINRIEVNEHILDDPRYDPMFSVEEVNRLAANGMPFRDAYKKVGLDIEAGQFTPCKEIHHTHEGSIGNLCNDRIEAYMQSVLKSFAFERVDNAEQSLLSKGEK; this comes from the coding sequence ATGAAACTCTGGGAAAAGAATTATGAGGTGAATGCCGAGATTGACCGCTTCACCGTGGGTCGTGACCGCGAAATGGACCTCTATCTGGCTCCTTACGATGTGTTGGGCTCTATGGCTCATATCACCATGCTGGAAAGCATCGGTCTGATAGGTAAGGACGAACTGCCTGTGCTTCTGCAGGAACTGAAGAACATCTACGACCAGGCACAGCGAGGCGAGTTCGTTATTGAAGACGGTATCGAGGACGTCCATTCGCAGGTGGAGCTGATGCTCACCCGCAAACTGGGCGATATGGGTAAGAAAATACACTCCGGCCGTTCACGCAACGATCAGGTGCTCGTTGACCTGAAACTCTTCACTCGTCATCAGTTGCGACTGGTGGCCGACGATGTGAAGGACCTCTTCGACCAGCTCATTGCTAAGAGTAATCAGTTTAAGGATGTGCTCATGCCCGGCTATACCCATCTGCAGGTGGCCATGCCGTCGAGCTTCGGTCTTTGGTTCGGCGCCTATGCCGAGAGTCTAGCCGATGATATGCTTTTCCTCCAGGCTGCCTATAAGATGACCAACCGCAATCCGCTGGGTTCGGCTGCCGGCTATGGATCATCGTTCCCACTGAACCGCCAGATGACTACCGACCTGTTGGGCTTCGAAACCATGGACTATAACGTGGTCTATGCCCAGATGGGGCGCGGCAAAACCGAGCGCAACGTGGCCTTTGCACTGGCTTCCATCGCCGGAACCATGGCAAAACTGGCTTTCGATGCCTGTCTGTTCAATTCGCAGAACTTCGGTTTCGTGAAACTCCCGAAGGAGTGCACCACCGGTTCGAGCATCATGCCACATAAGAAAAACCCCGACGTGTTCGAACTCATTCGCTCGAAGTCGAACAAACTGCAGTCGCTGCCTTATCAGATTACGATGATGATGAACAACCTGCCCGTGGGTTATTTCCGCGACCTGCAGATTATCAAGGAGGTGTTCCTGCCAGCTTTCGACGAGTTGCGCGACTGCCTGCGCATGACGGCCTATATCATCAACCGCATCGAGGTGAACGAGCATATACTCGACGACCCGCGCTACGACCCGATGTTCTCTGTAGAAGAAGTGAATCGCCTGGCTGCCAATGGTATGCCTTTCCGCGATGCCTACAAGAAAGTGGGACTCGATATCGAGGCCGGACAGTTCACTCCCTGCAAGGAGATTCACCACACTCACGAAGGCTCCATCGGCAACCTCTGCAACGACCGTATCGAAGCCTATATGCAATCAGTGCTCAAAAGTTTCGCTTTTGAGCGCGTAGATAACGCAGAACAGTCACTCCTTTCAAAAGGTGAAAAATAA
- a CDS encoding helix-turn-helix domain-containing protein — MNKRIIETNFSKVKQWTNCLAMEDDILLIDRLTEAPFPKSTRRLNFILICLCTKGEVTYTLDTVEQRLTPGDLLVVSERHVLDKYNASPDFDGLCMMMSMPIYNEIVRNVGDASALFLFSHNHPIFPLTAQSQKTFKDYFYIIRKKVGDTGNHFRRNLVAALLLAMLYDLSNVVYQSSSKRDIHQTRADVIFNQFIRMVEDNCRQERRVTWYAEQLNITPKYLAEMVKQVSMRTPNEWIDRYVTIEIRVMLRNSSMSIKDITKALNFPNQSFLGKYFKEHVGMSPSQYRRG; from the coding sequence ATGAATAAGAGGATTATTGAAACAAACTTCTCTAAGGTTAAGCAATGGACTAACTGCTTAGCGATGGAAGATGATATCTTACTCATCGACCGCCTGACTGAAGCTCCTTTTCCCAAGTCAACACGCCGTCTGAACTTTATTCTCATCTGCCTGTGTACAAAAGGCGAGGTGACCTATACACTTGATACTGTTGAACAACGACTTACTCCTGGCGACTTGCTGGTGGTGTCGGAACGTCATGTGCTTGACAAATATAATGCATCCCCTGATTTTGACGGTCTGTGCATGATGATGAGCATGCCGATCTATAATGAGATTGTACGCAATGTGGGCGATGCATCGGCGCTGTTCCTGTTTTCACACAATCATCCTATTTTCCCGTTGACAGCGCAATCTCAGAAAACATTCAAGGATTATTTCTATATCATTCGCAAGAAGGTTGGCGATACGGGCAACCATTTCCGTCGCAATCTGGTGGCAGCACTGTTGCTTGCCATGCTCTACGACCTGAGCAATGTGGTGTATCAGTCTTCCAGCAAGCGCGACATTCATCAGACACGTGCCGATGTTATTTTCAACCAGTTTATTCGTATGGTAGAAGATAACTGTCGTCAGGAGCGCCGCGTCACCTGGTACGCCGAGCAGCTGAACATCACCCCGAAATACCTGGCCGAGATGGTGAAACAGGTGAGCATGCGCACCCCTAACGAATGGATAGACAGATATGTGACGATTGAAATACGCGTGATGTTGCGTAATTCTTCTATGTCGATCAAGGACATCACCAAAGCGCTGAACTTCCCCAATCAGTCGTTCCTGGGCAAGTATTTCAAGGAACATGTGGGCATGAGTCCCAGCCAGTATCGTCGTGGTTAG
- a CDS encoding VanZ family protein, producing the protein MNNIIHFIRRYPLSLLCIASIWYLCIWFLPPELPELDNVAFLDKWTHFVMYGGTCTIIWWEYLYNHERMSWFNILQQGWKRLLLFAWLAPILMSGCIEIVQEYCTENRAGEWLDLAANATGCTLGAIIGLIMTFHRGKVR; encoded by the coding sequence ATGAATAATATAATCCACTTCATACGACGCTATCCTCTGTCATTGCTCTGTATTGCAAGTATCTGGTATCTCTGCATCTGGTTCCTTCCTCCTGAATTGCCAGAATTGGATAATGTAGCCTTTCTGGACAAATGGACTCACTTTGTGATGTACGGTGGTACCTGTACCATTATCTGGTGGGAATATCTGTACAATCATGAGCGCATGTCATGGTTCAACATACTACAACAAGGATGGAAGCGCCTGCTTTTGTTTGCTTGGCTGGCTCCCATCCTTATGAGTGGATGCATAGAAATTGTTCAGGAATACTGCACGGAGAATCGTGCCGGCGAATGGCTCGATCTTGCAGCAAATGCCACAGGATGTACATTGGGAGCCATCATCGGTCTTATCATGACCTTTCATAGAGGAAAGGTGCGTTGA
- a CDS encoding ComEA family DNA-binding protein: MFLKEFFYLPKSDRRILVFVAVLVGLVITGNVFFATVEIGGIQSDEHLLQQSDSLSRPLRTMNGTRNGTYDSPKSSYNVPKRQVERFVFDPNTADSTALLRLGLQPWQVRNIYKFRVAGGIYRTKEDFARLYGLTQKEYRELEPYISISADYQPAALLVREKSVSKDSLLFPKKLKEGETIDLNLTDTAQLKRVPGIGSYYARRIVDYGRRLGGFVNIDQLDELEHFPTSAKQYFVIVAAEPKRMNLNELSVNALKQHPYLNYYQARAITDYRRKHGPIKSLDDLRLLPDFSPEQLLRLKPYVEF; this comes from the coding sequence ATGTTCTTGAAAGAATTCTTCTACCTGCCGAAATCCGATCGTAGAATACTGGTTTTTGTGGCTGTTCTTGTGGGGCTTGTCATAACGGGCAATGTCTTTTTTGCTACGGTGGAGATAGGCGGCATACAGTCCGACGAGCACCTTCTCCAACAGTCTGATTCCCTTTCCCGTCCTCTTCGTACCATGAATGGAACGAGAAATGGCACCTATGATAGTCCAAAATCCTCCTATAATGTTCCAAAGCGTCAAGTCGAACGTTTTGTTTTCGATCCCAATACGGCCGATTCTACAGCCCTGTTGCGTCTTGGTCTTCAACCATGGCAGGTGCGCAACATCTATAAGTTCCGTGTTGCAGGCGGTATCTATCGCACTAAAGAAGATTTTGCCCGTCTATATGGTCTTACTCAGAAAGAGTATCGCGAGCTGGAACCCTATATCAGTATATCGGCTGATTATCAACCTGCGGCACTATTGGTCAGGGAAAAGTCCGTTTCCAAAGACTCGCTCCTGTTTCCAAAGAAATTAAAAGAAGGTGAAACCATCGATCTGAACCTCACCGATACCGCTCAGTTGAAACGAGTGCCGGGCATCGGTTCCTATTATGCCCGTCGTATTGTGGATTATGGTCGTCGTCTGGGAGGGTTTGTCAATATTGACCAGTTGGACGAACTTGAGCATTTCCCTACCTCTGCCAAACAATATTTTGTGATTGTCGCAGCAGAGCCAAAGCGTATGAATCTTAACGAGCTCTCTGTCAATGCCCTTAAACAGCATCCCTACCTGAACTATTATCAGGCACGGGCCATCACCGACTACCGTCGTAAGCATGGGCCTATTAAGAGTCTTGACGATTTGCGCCTCTTGCCCGATTTCTCTCCTGAACAACTTCTCCGATTGAAACCCTACGTAGAGTTTTAG
- a CDS encoding sodium-dependent transporter: MSQSERGNFASKLGIILATAGSAVGLGNVWRFPYMAGENGGAVFILIYFLCVLLLGIPCMISEFIIGRHAQSNTARAFCKMSNGTAWSLIGYMGVLTGFLITGYYAVVSGWCLHYIWSAGIGHLNGEPSYFQQFFSDFSTHPGKPVFWLVVIMLLTYLIVEHGIQKGIERASKILMPTLFVLLLIIVIASCLLPGADKGIAFLLKPDWTALNSSVFLSALGQSFYSLSIAMGCICTYASYFSRQTNLANSAIQIGVIDSIVAILAGLMIFPAAFSVGVSPDSGPSLIFITLPNVFQQAFSSMPIVGYVVSLMFYSLLSLAALTSLMSLVEVSTAFCQEEMHISRKSATFLVVVLASIIGVFCSLSLGGYDGLQLLGMSLFDIFDFVTGQIFLPVVGFLTCVFIGWFVPHRIVRDEFTNWGTLRGRFFHLYLFLVKYVCPLGILFIFLHQFGWV; this comes from the coding sequence ATGTCACAATCGGAAAGAGGAAATTTTGCGTCTAAGTTAGGCATTATCCTGGCTACGGCAGGTTCGGCTGTGGGACTGGGTAATGTTTGGCGTTTCCCTTATATGGCAGGCGAGAATGGTGGAGCAGTATTCATTCTCATCTATTTTCTTTGTGTGTTATTACTGGGTATTCCCTGCATGATCAGTGAGTTCATTATTGGTCGTCATGCTCAATCGAATACGGCACGTGCCTTTTGTAAGATGTCGAATGGCACGGCATGGTCGCTGATAGGCTATATGGGCGTGCTTACCGGTTTTCTTATTACAGGCTATTATGCTGTGGTGTCGGGCTGGTGCCTTCACTATATCTGGTCGGCAGGAATAGGTCATCTCAATGGAGAGCCCAGCTATTTCCAGCAGTTCTTTTCCGACTTTTCTACCCATCCCGGCAAACCGGTGTTCTGGTTGGTTGTCATTATGCTGCTGACCTATCTGATTGTTGAGCACGGTATTCAGAAAGGTATAGAGCGAGCATCCAAGATTCTGATGCCTACCTTGTTTGTGCTGTTGCTGATTATTGTTATAGCATCCTGTCTGTTGCCCGGTGCTGACAAAGGTATTGCTTTCCTGTTAAAGCCCGATTGGACGGCGCTGAACAGTAGTGTGTTCCTTTCAGCACTCGGACAGTCGTTCTATTCCCTGTCTATTGCCATGGGCTGTATCTGTACTTATGCCAGCTATTTCTCCCGTCAGACCAATTTGGCCAATTCAGCCATCCAAATAGGCGTCATCGATTCTATCGTGGCTATCCTTGCCGGACTGATGATTTTCCCAGCAGCCTTTTCTGTGGGAGTGAGTCCTGACAGTGGTCCTTCGTTGATTTTTATTACCCTTCCGAATGTGTTTCAACAGGCTTTCAGCAGTATGCCCATCGTGGGTTATGTAGTATCACTGATGTTCTATAGCCTGCTGTCACTGGCAGCCCTTACCTCGCTGATGTCGTTGGTTGAGGTGAGCACAGCTTTCTGTCAGGAGGAGATGCATATTTCGCGCAAGTCAGCCACTTTCCTTGTGGTAGTGCTTGCTTCTATTATAGGAGTGTTCTGCTCGTTGTCGTTGGGCGGATACGACGGACTTCAGTTGTTGGGTATGTCGCTATTCGATATTTTCGACTTTGTGACCGGTCAGATATTCCTTCCAGTGGTAGGCTTCCTCACCTGTGTGTTTATCGGATGGTTTGTTCCTCATAGAATTGTTCGTGACGAGTTCACCAACTGGGGAACCCTGCGTGGACGTTTCTTCCACCTGTATCTTTTCCTGGTGAAATATGTGTGTCCATTAGGTATTCTGTTTATCTTCCTCCACCAGTTTGGATGGGTGTGA
- the pyrE gene encoding orotate phosphoribosyltransferase has protein sequence MDAIKKQFAQKLMDIEAIKLQPKEPFTWASGWKSPIYTDNRKTLSFPKLRSFVKLELCHLIQACFPEAEAVAGVATGAIAQGALVAEELQLPYAYVRPKPKDHGMGNQVEGMLPKGAKVIVVEDLISTGGSSLKAVAALREYGVEVIGMVASFTYGFPVAEEAFKEAGVRLVTLSDYNAVIEQAAETGYIKDEDKAVLAEWRKNPAEWNSPLSS, from the coding sequence ATGGACGCTATCAAAAAGCAATTTGCTCAGAAGCTGATGGACATCGAAGCCATCAAGTTACAGCCCAAAGAACCTTTTACATGGGCTAGTGGTTGGAAATCTCCTATTTATACCGACAACCGCAAAACTCTCTCTTTCCCCAAACTTCGTTCGTTCGTAAAATTGGAACTGTGCCATCTCATACAGGCTTGTTTCCCCGAGGCTGAGGCCGTAGCTGGCGTAGCTACTGGTGCCATTGCACAGGGTGCTTTGGTGGCTGAAGAGTTGCAACTTCCCTATGCCTATGTGCGTCCAAAACCCAAAGATCACGGTATGGGCAATCAGGTGGAAGGCATGCTGCCCAAGGGTGCAAAGGTTATCGTGGTTGAGGATCTGATTTCTACCGGCGGCTCATCGCTGAAGGCTGTTGCTGCTCTGCGCGAGTATGGCGTTGAGGTAATCGGTATGGTGGCTTCGTTCACCTATGGCTTCCCTGTGGCCGAAGAGGCTTTTAAGGAAGCAGGCGTTCGTCTGGTGACACTTAGCGACTACAATGCCGTTATCGAACAGGCTGCCGAGACCGGTTATATCAAGGATGAAGACAAGGCCGTACTGGCTGAGTGGCGTAAGAATCCTGCCGAATGGAACAGCCCCCTAAGTTCTTAG